A single Blastococcus colisei DNA region contains:
- the aroQ gene encoding type II 3-dehydroquinate dehydratase, whose product MTIQVLNGPNIGRLGLREPQKYGTTTYAELVELVEATGREMGVQVQVRQTDDEGEMLRWIHAASDAADPVLINPGGWSHTSVALRDALAGLNAPLVEVHITNIHAREEFRHHSYVSGVADGVIAGLGVSGYILALGWLAQQGVK is encoded by the coding sequence GTGACGATCCAGGTGCTCAACGGCCCCAACATCGGCCGGCTCGGCCTGCGGGAGCCGCAGAAGTACGGCACGACGACCTACGCCGAACTCGTGGAGCTGGTGGAGGCGACCGGCCGCGAGATGGGCGTGCAGGTGCAGGTCCGGCAGACCGACGACGAGGGGGAGATGCTGCGCTGGATCCACGCGGCCTCCGACGCCGCCGACCCGGTGCTGATCAACCCCGGCGGTTGGTCGCACACCTCCGTGGCGCTGCGGGACGCCCTGGCCGGGCTCAACGCGCCGCTGGTCGAGGTGCACATCACCAACATCCACGCCCGCGAGGAGTTCCGGCACCACTCCTACGTCTCCGGCGTGGCCGACGGCGTGATCGCGGGTCTGGGCGTGAGCGGCTACATCCTGGCCCTGGGGTGGCTCGCGCAGCAGGGCGTGAAGTGA
- a CDS encoding helix-turn-helix domain-containing protein gives MRADLERLSGMVLDGDVETRTSEALWRLSQGTPLYFRELVEDGLQTGRLRVDRGLWRWDGPMTPSERLRHIVLMQIGELDAGEWKALDALATGEAASVQEVVDLAGQDAVARLERRGLITVADPGGSTGVQVSHPLHAEVVRCRASPAGLRLLGTRLIDGNRHAASPEELLRRPSVDWDSDAPAPGPPLLVQAARRAIAMSDHPRAEWLARTAIRAGGGAEAYLPLFQATYWRGDLEAGEQLAIEGTRLAVTEEDRVRLTAARALTLFCGWGRARDAAALLAHVAGTVGGDEDRAVLAATEALLAVLGGDPTRGVRQATAVLGSDTGGGVAGPLAAAAAATGLAMIGETGRALATARAGWEALGGLPEVTEPGFARIALAQAEIMALHLGGQFLELDRRATELHRRNLALPEWAGDAVACLHRGWAALACGRPRPAMRWLNEAFLGFERLDPTGMRRICVALLARAKALSGDVAGAKELLCVVDRTPQPAITAFDPDVHLSRAWVAAAEGRTADAGRLALGAARLAAEHGQWAVEAAMLHSALSFDRAAEVVDRLRDLAERLDSPLGVHFAAYAEATVARSADRLSTVSRAFEQASALLPAADAAAQAAAVHERAGDRRAAASAATRAMALAREGGLVKTPALGALSPPDLTAREGEVARFASRGLTNLEIADRLVLSVRTVEAHLAHVYSKLGIRGRPELFDALDRRAAPLPRRDPEVDGAGVARIGRNVVDR, from the coding sequence GTGCGTGCGGACCTCGAGCGTCTCTCCGGGATGGTTCTCGACGGCGACGTGGAGACCCGCACGAGCGAGGCGTTGTGGCGCCTGAGCCAAGGCACGCCGCTGTACTTCCGGGAACTGGTGGAAGACGGCCTGCAGACCGGACGGCTCCGCGTCGACCGGGGTCTGTGGCGGTGGGACGGCCCGATGACACCGTCGGAGCGATTGAGGCACATCGTCCTCATGCAGATCGGTGAGCTCGATGCCGGTGAGTGGAAGGCCCTCGACGCGCTCGCCACCGGGGAGGCGGCGAGCGTCCAGGAGGTGGTCGACCTCGCCGGCCAGGACGCCGTCGCCCGGCTGGAACGCCGCGGGCTGATCACCGTCGCCGACCCCGGCGGCTCGACCGGGGTGCAGGTGTCGCACCCGCTGCACGCCGAAGTCGTCCGCTGCCGGGCATCCCCAGCCGGACTGAGGCTCCTCGGAACACGGCTCATCGACGGGAACCGGCACGCCGCGTCGCCCGAGGAGCTGCTGCGAAGGCCGTCCGTGGACTGGGACAGCGACGCCCCGGCGCCGGGTCCGCCACTCCTCGTGCAGGCCGCCCGGCGAGCGATCGCGATGTCCGACCATCCCCGGGCCGAGTGGTTGGCACGCACCGCCATCCGTGCAGGAGGGGGGGCCGAGGCCTACCTCCCCCTGTTCCAGGCAACCTACTGGCGAGGCGATCTGGAGGCCGGTGAGCAGCTGGCGATCGAGGGGACGCGCCTCGCCGTCACGGAGGAGGACCGAGTGCGGCTGACCGCCGCCCGTGCGCTCACTCTCTTCTGCGGATGGGGGCGGGCCCGGGATGCAGCGGCTCTCCTCGCCCACGTGGCCGGCACTGTCGGGGGAGACGAGGACCGGGCGGTCCTCGCGGCCACCGAGGCGCTCCTGGCGGTCCTCGGCGGTGATCCCACGCGTGGAGTCCGGCAGGCCACGGCCGTGCTCGGCTCGGACACCGGTGGCGGCGTCGCCGGGCCGCTGGCAGCAGCCGCTGCCGCGACGGGACTCGCCATGATCGGGGAGACCGGGCGTGCCCTCGCCACCGCGCGCGCCGGTTGGGAGGCGCTCGGGGGGCTGCCCGAGGTGACCGAGCCGGGCTTCGCGCGTATCGCCCTCGCGCAGGCGGAGATCATGGCGCTGCACCTCGGGGGGCAGTTCCTGGAACTCGACCGCCGCGCGACCGAGTTGCACCGGCGCAACCTGGCTCTCCCGGAGTGGGCGGGGGACGCCGTCGCCTGCCTCCACCGCGGGTGGGCAGCGCTGGCGTGCGGCCGACCACGGCCGGCGATGCGGTGGCTCAACGAGGCGTTCCTCGGCTTCGAGCGACTCGATCCGACCGGCATGCGGCGGATCTGCGTCGCGCTGCTGGCGAGGGCGAAGGCCCTCTCCGGCGACGTGGCCGGCGCGAAGGAGCTCCTCTGCGTCGTCGATCGAACTCCTCAGCCGGCCATCACTGCCTTCGACCCGGACGTGCACCTGTCCCGCGCCTGGGTCGCCGCGGCGGAGGGCCGGACCGCCGACGCGGGCCGGCTGGCCCTCGGGGCGGCGCGACTCGCCGCCGAGCACGGGCAGTGGGCGGTCGAGGCGGCCATGCTCCACAGCGCGCTGAGCTTCGATCGAGCAGCGGAGGTCGTGGACCGGTTACGGGACCTGGCCGAGCGCCTCGACTCACCGCTGGGGGTGCACTTCGCGGCGTATGCCGAGGCCACCGTCGCGCGCTCGGCCGATCGGCTGAGCACCGTCAGTCGTGCCTTCGAGCAGGCGAGCGCCCTGCTGCCCGCCGCGGACGCCGCTGCGCAGGCCGCTGCCGTGCACGAGCGCGCCGGCGACCGGCGAGCGGCGGCATCGGCGGCAACGAGGGCCATGGCCCTGGCACGGGAGGGCGGCCTCGTCAAGACGCCGGCCCTGGGTGCTCTCTCTCCGCCGGACTTGACGGCGCGCGAGGGGGAGGTGGCCCGGTTCGCCAGCCGGGGCCTCACCAACCTGGAGATCGCCGACCGGCTCGTGCTGTCGGTCCGCACCGTCGAGGCGCACCTGGCGCACGTCTACAGCAAGCTCGGCATCAGAGGCCGCCCCGAGCTCTTCGATGCCCTGGACAGGCGCGCGGCCCCGCTACCTCGGCGGGATCCGGAGGTCGACGGCGCAGGTGTCGCCCGCATCGGGCGGAACGTCGTTGACCGCTGA
- a CDS encoding DUF2968 domain-containing protein: MTSVAERGAVPQPAGDADGVHRLAPGTELLGEYRDSAYEEPKFLVQRSDGQAMQLPRLLYQVACSLDGRRDDEIAAVLSRESGADLTADEVAFLIEERLRPVGVVAPDRTAPDDPQDRAADIPLPVRSDLLLALRYRVGVIPAEVVWRIAGLFQPLFRRPVWTLLLAAFVAVDAWILLRGDLVDRMVAGLGEMGRRPGLLLVILGLTVLSGVLHEFGHVGACRYGGARPGDIGVGLYLVWPAFYSTVTDSYRLDRVGRLRTDLGGLYIDAIFMAGLGLVHLHTGEPWLLLALLGMHVEAAWQLLPSLRLDGYYILGDLVGVPDLFSYVKPALLSVLPGRPTHPAVRELKPRARRIIVLWVVAVVPTLLFWLAFFAVALPRLLPAAWQALLNYLQVVDRAARDGNIVTTVLGVTELLFLLLPWAGGVMALWMLVDVVGRRLADRSGLARLRPDTRAAVRRLASLAGLVTVGALLLVRVVHTASSRPATPDETTLTDSALAEVRGHDGDFAPGWRDWLLREQLVLFARGTGAFDRHATVVAGAREIAVLACAVLVVCLVALVGMRRLPPLAVGVPLVAILAMGPAVTMLATVGSGTVGVAWAAVGVLLVACTRRRGVAAVGTVAIAVGAATEPLLAVPLAAAIAVLLLARTGHPAGRHETPGHAAADHRGPRDLWRRIAASASSDRAGHARHAESTSAPGNPRRWLAVAVVLPLGAGAATLGAAAAGSPLDGSERMVLLLTATVVVLGGLVLRSLWPLRPFAAAAGSATVLAVLPWPASGDALALAVVTSGLLAVLMTAAFLRRPVANRPHPLHRAAVAVPAALLILAGTLFLPVAAPVPPHAALASWISAPDGPTGTVAVPAGLWGDLVRNGVPPSRLVRAGTDADADWTVVVGAPGPGTQPAATFAGGGTALTVEMSARARSEAIARARADQRAEVAARDQEAVQEQLVVLQAEQDAARRSLGGLLAERPGFVGSPHVLGALRDGSVDMRVLVVLASLTHEYAVTVADVPVAVGDDPALPRRHLLITSLGYAPVARPEVVAALTQRLTAWAPGIAPSEVTPGPEGVLVAWPPGA, translated from the coding sequence GTGACCAGCGTGGCGGAGCGCGGCGCCGTGCCGCAGCCTGCCGGCGACGCGGACGGCGTTCATCGGCTGGCGCCGGGCACGGAGTTGCTCGGTGAGTACCGCGACTCGGCCTACGAGGAGCCGAAGTTCCTGGTCCAGCGGTCGGACGGCCAGGCCATGCAGCTGCCCCGCCTTCTCTACCAGGTGGCGTGCTCACTGGACGGCCGCCGGGACGACGAGATCGCCGCTGTCCTGAGCAGGGAGTCGGGCGCTGACCTGACCGCGGACGAGGTGGCGTTCCTGATCGAGGAGCGACTTCGTCCGGTGGGCGTCGTCGCCCCGGACCGGACTGCCCCCGACGATCCGCAGGACCGGGCGGCCGACATCCCACTGCCGGTCCGGTCGGACCTCCTGCTCGCGCTGCGATACCGGGTGGGCGTGATCCCGGCCGAAGTCGTCTGGCGCATCGCCGGGCTCTTCCAGCCGCTGTTCCGCCGGCCCGTCTGGACCCTCCTCCTCGCGGCTTTCGTCGCGGTGGACGCCTGGATCCTCCTCCGGGGCGACCTGGTGGACCGGATGGTCGCCGGCCTGGGGGAGATGGGCCGTCGGCCCGGCCTCCTCCTCGTCATCCTCGGACTCACGGTGCTCTCCGGAGTCCTCCACGAGTTCGGCCACGTGGGCGCCTGCCGCTACGGCGGTGCCCGACCCGGCGACATCGGCGTGGGGTTGTACCTGGTGTGGCCGGCCTTCTACAGCACGGTCACCGACAGCTACCGCCTCGACCGGGTGGGCCGGCTGCGCACCGACCTGGGCGGGCTGTACATCGACGCGATCTTCATGGCGGGCCTCGGGCTGGTCCACCTCCATACGGGAGAGCCCTGGCTGCTGCTCGCGCTCCTCGGGATGCACGTCGAGGCGGCCTGGCAGCTCCTCCCCAGTCTGCGGCTGGACGGCTACTACATCCTCGGCGACCTCGTCGGCGTGCCGGACCTGTTCAGCTACGTCAAGCCGGCGCTGCTCAGCGTGCTGCCGGGGCGTCCGACGCACCCGGCAGTGCGCGAGCTCAAGCCGCGGGCGCGGCGGATCATCGTCCTGTGGGTGGTGGCGGTCGTGCCGACGCTGCTCTTCTGGCTGGCCTTCTTCGCCGTCGCGCTGCCCCGACTCCTGCCGGCTGCCTGGCAGGCGCTGCTGAACTACCTGCAGGTGGTCGACCGCGCCGCTCGGGACGGCAACATCGTGACCACGGTGCTGGGAGTCACCGAGCTCCTGTTCCTGCTGCTGCCCTGGGCCGGCGGTGTCATGGCCCTCTGGATGCTGGTCGACGTGGTCGGCCGCCGGCTCGCGGACCGCTCGGGACTGGCCCGGCTCCGCCCGGACACGAGGGCGGCGGTGCGCCGTCTGGCGAGCCTGGCCGGCCTCGTCACCGTCGGCGCTCTCCTCCTCGTGCGGGTCGTCCACACAGCGTCGTCGCGTCCCGCGACGCCGGATGAGACGACGCTGACCGACAGCGCGCTGGCCGAGGTGCGCGGGCACGACGGTGACTTCGCTCCCGGGTGGAGGGACTGGCTTCTCCGCGAGCAGCTCGTGCTGTTCGCCCGTGGGACGGGGGCCTTCGATCGGCACGCCACCGTGGTCGCCGGCGCCCGGGAGATCGCCGTGCTGGCCTGCGCGGTGCTGGTCGTCTGCCTCGTCGCTCTCGTCGGCATGCGCCGACTGCCACCGCTGGCGGTCGGCGTGCCGCTCGTGGCGATCCTCGCGATGGGACCGGCTGTCACGATGCTGGCCACGGTCGGTTCGGGCACGGTGGGCGTCGCCTGGGCGGCGGTCGGCGTGCTGCTCGTGGCGTGCACCCGGCGCAGGGGCGTGGCAGCGGTCGGGACGGTCGCGATCGCGGTGGGGGCCGCCACGGAGCCACTCCTCGCCGTTCCGCTGGCGGCCGCCATCGCGGTGCTGCTGCTGGCCAGGACAGGGCATCCGGCCGGCCGGCACGAGACGCCCGGGCACGCCGCGGCAGATCACCGGGGGCCGCGTGACCTCTGGCGCAGGATCGCCGCGTCGGCCTCCTCGGACAGGGCGGGGCACGCCAGGCATGCCGAGTCGACGTCGGCGCCGGGGAACCCCCGGAGGTGGCTCGCGGTTGCCGTGGTCCTGCCGTTGGGCGCAGGCGCCGCGACCCTCGGGGCTGCCGCCGCCGGTAGCCCCCTCGACGGTTCCGAGCGCATGGTTCTCCTGCTCACCGCCACCGTCGTCGTCCTCGGCGGCCTGGTGCTGCGGTCCCTGTGGCCGCTGCGGCCCTTCGCCGCGGCGGCTGGGTCGGCGACCGTGCTGGCGGTGCTGCCGTGGCCGGCGTCGGGCGACGCTCTCGCCCTGGCGGTGGTCACCTCGGGACTGCTCGCGGTGCTCATGACCGCGGCGTTCCTCCGTCGGCCGGTCGCGAACAGGCCTCACCCGCTGCACCGTGCCGCCGTCGCCGTACCGGCCGCGCTCCTCATCCTGGCCGGAACTCTCTTCCTCCCCGTTGCGGCCCCCGTGCCACCACACGCGGCGCTCGCCTCCTGGATCTCGGCACCGGACGGGCCGACGGGCACGGTGGCGGTCCCGGCGGGCCTGTGGGGTGACCTCGTGCGGAACGGCGTGCCTCCGTCCCGCCTCGTCCGTGCGGGCACCGACGCCGACGCGGACTGGACGGTCGTGGTCGGCGCCCCCGGGCCGGGCACGCAGCCCGCCGCTACGTTCGCCGGCGGCGGGACCGCCCTGACGGTGGAGATGTCCGCCCGGGCCCGGTCCGAGGCGATCGCGCGGGCCCGGGCCGACCAGCGCGCCGAGGTTGCGGCCCGTGACCAGGAGGCGGTCCAGGAACAGCTCGTCGTCCTGCAGGCGGAGCAGGATGCCGCGCGACGTTCGCTCGGCGGCCTGCTCGCGGAGCGGCCCGGTTTCGTGGGGTCGCCGCATGTGCTGGGTGCGCTTCGTGACGGCAGTGTGGACATGCGGGTCCTCGTGGTTCTGGCTTCCCTGACGCACGAGTACGCGGTCACCGTTGCCGACGTGCCCGTCGCCGTCGGGGACGATCCTGCGCTGCCCCGGCGTCATCTCCTGATCACCTCCCTCGGTTACGCCCCGGTCGCACGCCCCGAGGTCGTCGCCGCCCTGACCCAGCGGCTCACCGCCTGGGCGCCGGGAATCGCTCCCTCCGAGGTGACCCCGGGTCCGGAGGGGGTCCTGGTCGCGTGGCCGCCGGGTGCGTGA
- the nusB gene encoding transcription antitermination factor NusB, which produces MAARSKARKRAVDVLYEADVRGGDRLAVLRDRMETPPPVPEHTIRLVEGVAEHAVRIDALIDAHASNWSIDRLPDVDRAILRMAVFELLWADDVPDVVVIDEAVELAKALSTDDSPAYVNGVLGAILAAEVPTA; this is translated from the coding sequence ATGGCTGCCCGCTCCAAGGCGCGCAAGCGCGCCGTCGACGTCCTCTACGAGGCCGACGTACGGGGTGGCGACCGCCTCGCCGTCCTCCGCGACCGGATGGAGACCCCACCGCCCGTCCCCGAGCACACGATCCGCCTGGTCGAGGGCGTGGCCGAACACGCCGTCCGCATCGACGCGCTGATCGACGCGCACGCGTCCAACTGGTCGATCGACCGGCTGCCCGACGTCGACCGGGCGATCCTGCGCATGGCGGTGTTCGAGCTGCTGTGGGCCGACGACGTCCCCGACGTCGTGGTCATCGACGAGGCGGTGGAGCTGGCCAAGGCGCTGTCCACCGATGACTCGCCGGCGTACGTCAACGGCGTCCTCGGCGCGATCCTGGCCGCCGAGGTGCCCACCGCCTGA
- the efp gene encoding elongation factor P has protein sequence MATTNDLKNGIVLNLDGQLWTVTDFQHVKPGKGGAFVRTTLKNVLSGKVVDKTFNAGTKVETANVDKRSMTYLYKDGADFVFMDGDTFDQIHVPAETVGGGADYLLENTEVIVAVHDGTPLYVELPVTLELVVEHTDPGLQGDRSTGGTKPATLETGAQIQVPLFITTGEKLKVDTRDGRYLGRVN, from the coding sequence ATGGCTACCACCAACGACCTGAAGAACGGCATCGTCCTCAACCTGGACGGCCAGCTCTGGACGGTGACCGACTTCCAGCACGTCAAGCCCGGCAAGGGCGGTGCATTCGTGCGGACGACGCTGAAGAACGTGCTCTCGGGGAAGGTCGTCGACAAGACCTTCAACGCGGGCACGAAGGTCGAGACGGCCAACGTCGACAAGCGGTCGATGACCTATCTGTACAAGGACGGCGCCGACTTCGTGTTCATGGACGGCGACACGTTCGACCAGATCCACGTGCCGGCCGAGACCGTCGGCGGGGGAGCGGACTACCTCCTCGAGAACACCGAGGTCATCGTCGCCGTGCACGACGGCACCCCGCTCTACGTGGAGCTCCCGGTCACCCTGGAGCTCGTGGTCGAGCACACCGACCCGGGCCTGCAGGGTGACCGCTCCACCGGCGGCACCAAGCCCGCGACGCTGGAGACCGGCGCCCAGATCCAGGTCCCGCTGTTCATCACCACCGGCGAGAAGCTGAAGGTCGACACCCGCGACGGCCGGTACCTCGGCCGCGTCAACTGA
- a CDS encoding AAA family ATPase, with protein MRPDRWPLVGRDQESAAVADALDARPSRSVVVTGPAGVGRTRLAREALRRAEASHRPTRWAVGSAAAGRIPLGALTHLLPAADAATDPVVLLQRATHAIGGDGSEAPPVLGVDDVHLLDALSITLLHHLAVTGAATLVLTVRTDPVAADPTTPL; from the coding sequence ATGCGGCCTGACCGCTGGCCGTTGGTCGGGCGTGACCAGGAGAGTGCGGCCGTCGCAGATGCGCTGGATGCCCGTCCCAGCCGCAGTGTCGTCGTCACGGGGCCGGCCGGTGTCGGTCGGACGCGACTCGCGCGGGAGGCCTTGCGTCGCGCCGAGGCGTCGCACCGACCGACGCGATGGGCGGTGGGAAGCGCCGCAGCCGGCCGGATACCGCTCGGTGCGCTGACCCACCTCCTCCCGGCCGCGGACGCTGCCACGGACCCTGTCGTCCTGCTCCAGCGCGCTACTCACGCCATCGGCGGGGACGGATCGGAGGCACCTCCGGTGCTGGGTGTCGACGACGTGCACCTCCTGGACGCGCTGTCGATCACCCTGCTCCACCACCTGGCCGTCACAGGTGCGGCCACCCTGGTCCTCACGGTTCGAACCGACCCGGTCGCAGCAGACCCCACGACACCCCTCTAG
- the aroB gene encoding 3-dehydroquinate synthase, with amino-acid sequence MSGRTATRRVTVPGEKPYEVVIGPGAQAELGLVLAGTAKAAVVHAPPLAALAGAAVETLQSAGVAAEALVVPDGEAAKTAAVAAGLWEELGRLGLTRSDAVVGIGGGAVTDLAGFVAATWTRGVRVVQVPTSLLGMVDAAVGGKTGINTAAGKNLVGAFHPPAAVLADTDALAGLPDAEFRSGLAEVVKCGFIADAAILRLLDEDPTGRQGTAELIERAVQVKADAVGDDLYDLGRREFLNYGHTLAHAIERVEDFGWRHGEAVAVGLVFAAELAGQAGLLTPGEVARHRTLIDAMALPTRYAGDWATLQSVMRVDKKARGATLRFVVLDGLGNPTIMTDPSQAWLDAAWAATSGGTT; translated from the coding sequence ATGAGCGGTCGCACGGCGACGCGGCGGGTCACCGTCCCGGGGGAGAAGCCCTACGAGGTGGTCATCGGTCCGGGGGCTCAGGCAGAGCTGGGGCTCGTCCTCGCCGGGACGGCGAAGGCCGCTGTCGTGCACGCCCCGCCGCTGGCCGCCCTCGCCGGCGCCGCCGTGGAGACGCTGCAGAGCGCCGGCGTGGCGGCCGAGGCCCTCGTCGTCCCGGACGGGGAGGCGGCCAAGACCGCCGCGGTCGCCGCCGGGTTGTGGGAGGAACTCGGCCGCCTGGGGCTCACCCGATCTGACGCGGTGGTGGGCATCGGTGGCGGAGCGGTCACCGACCTCGCCGGCTTCGTCGCGGCCACCTGGACGCGCGGCGTCCGGGTGGTGCAGGTGCCCACCAGCCTGCTCGGGATGGTCGACGCCGCCGTGGGGGGCAAGACCGGCATCAACACCGCGGCCGGCAAGAACCTGGTCGGCGCATTCCATCCACCGGCCGCCGTGCTCGCCGACACCGACGCCCTGGCCGGTCTGCCCGACGCGGAGTTCCGGTCGGGCCTGGCCGAGGTGGTGAAGTGCGGCTTCATCGCCGACGCGGCGATCCTGCGGCTCCTGGACGAGGACCCCACCGGTCGCCAGGGCACCGCGGAGCTCATCGAGCGGGCGGTGCAGGTGAAGGCCGACGCTGTGGGCGACGATCTCTACGACCTCGGCCGCCGCGAGTTCCTCAACTACGGGCACACCCTGGCCCACGCGATCGAGCGGGTGGAGGACTTCGGGTGGCGGCACGGTGAGGCGGTCGCCGTCGGCCTGGTCTTCGCCGCCGAGCTGGCCGGTCAGGCCGGCCTGCTGACCCCGGGCGAGGTGGCGCGGCACCGGACGCTGATCGACGCCATGGCCCTGCCCACCCGGTACGCCGGCGACTGGGCGACGCTCCAGTCGGTGATGCGGGTCGACAAGAAGGCCCGGGGCGCCACCCTCCGGTTCGTCGTCCTCGACGGGCTCGGCAACCCCACGATCATGACCGACCCCTCCCAGGCCTGGCTCGACGCCGCCTGGGCGGCCACATCCGGAGGAACTACATGA
- a CDS encoding shikimate kinase translates to MSTPLLVLVGPPASGKTTVGIALADALGADFRDTDHDIETAAGSTVADLFVAEGEPHFRALEKQAVAAALAGHDGVLALGGGAVTSAGTRDLLVAYGRAGGTVVWLDVDLPSAAKRVGLSRDRPILGVNPRQMLRHMLETRAPLYGEVATLTVQTGGRPPEDVVAEILAALPAARTGR, encoded by the coding sequence ATGAGCACTCCGCTCCTCGTGCTCGTCGGCCCCCCGGCGTCGGGCAAGACGACGGTGGGGATCGCGCTGGCCGACGCCCTGGGCGCGGACTTCCGCGACACCGACCACGACATCGAGACCGCCGCCGGGAGCACTGTCGCCGACCTCTTCGTCGCCGAGGGCGAGCCGCACTTCCGGGCGCTGGAGAAACAGGCGGTGGCGGCCGCGCTCGCCGGCCACGACGGCGTCCTGGCACTGGGCGGGGGAGCGGTGACCAGCGCCGGCACCCGCGACCTGCTGGTGGCCTACGGCCGCGCCGGCGGGACGGTGGTGTGGCTGGACGTCGACCTGCCGTCGGCGGCCAAGCGGGTGGGCCTGTCCCGCGACCGCCCGATCCTGGGGGTCAACCCGCGACAGATGCTGCGCCACATGCTCGAGACCCGCGCGCCGCTCTACGGCGAGGTCGCGACGCTCACCGTGCAGACCGGCGGCCGGCCGCCGGAGGACGTCGTCGCCGAGATCCTCGCCGCGCTGCCCGCAGCGAGGACCGGCCGATGA
- a CDS encoding M24 family metallopeptidase: MTTAGAAGRVDSRAGRRDALRRVAAERGLDAVLVTNLLNVRYLTGFTGSNGVLLVHASGADLFGTDGRYTTQAQTQVPGVEVLVDRATVAGIAREAVRRGAGRLGYESHDLTVDGLAQLEKVLADAAAGGTLPELASVRRAVEGQRAIKDDDEIESLRRACAVADQALAELAAEGALRPGRTELEVGRELDARMLTLGAEAPSFETIVATGANSAIPHHRPDATELRDGDFLKLDFGATVDGYHSDMTRTVVLGHAADWQREVYELVAASQAAGRAALAVGADVVAVDTASRDVIAAAGHGEHFTHGLGHGVGLEIHEAPGIGPLGAGRLAAGMAVTVEPGVYLPGHGGVRIEDTLIVTDDAPELLTLTSKELLVL, from the coding sequence GTGACTACCGCTGGGGCGGCGGGGCGGGTGGACAGCAGAGCTGGTCGCCGGGACGCCCTGCGGCGGGTCGCCGCTGAGCGGGGTCTCGACGCCGTCCTGGTGACCAATCTGCTCAACGTGCGGTACCTGACCGGGTTCACCGGGTCCAACGGCGTCCTCCTGGTGCATGCCTCCGGGGCCGACCTGTTCGGCACCGACGGTCGCTACACCACCCAGGCGCAGACCCAGGTGCCCGGCGTCGAGGTGCTCGTGGACCGGGCCACCGTCGCCGGGATCGCCCGCGAGGCGGTGCGCCGGGGCGCCGGACGGCTCGGCTACGAGTCCCACGACCTCACCGTCGACGGGCTGGCGCAGCTGGAGAAGGTGCTCGCCGACGCCGCGGCGGGTGGGACCCTGCCGGAGCTGGCCTCGGTCCGCCGCGCGGTGGAGGGGCAGCGGGCGATCAAGGACGACGACGAGATCGAGTCGCTGCGCCGCGCCTGCGCGGTCGCCGACCAGGCGCTGGCCGAGCTCGCCGCCGAGGGGGCGCTGCGGCCGGGCCGGACGGAGCTGGAGGTGGGCCGGGAGCTCGACGCCCGCATGCTCACCCTCGGCGCCGAGGCGCCGAGCTTCGAGACGATCGTGGCCACCGGCGCCAACTCGGCGATCCCGCACCACCGCCCGGACGCCACCGAGCTGCGCGACGGCGACTTCCTCAAGCTCGACTTCGGCGCGACCGTCGACGGCTACCACTCCGACATGACCCGCACCGTCGTGCTCGGGCACGCGGCGGACTGGCAGCGGGAGGTCTACGAGCTGGTCGCGGCCTCGCAGGCGGCCGGCCGGGCGGCGCTCGCCGTCGGCGCCGACGTCGTCGCGGTGGACACGGCGTCCCGGGACGTCATCGCCGCCGCCGGCCACGGTGAGCACTTCACCCACGGCCTGGGGCACGGCGTGGGCCTGGAGATCCACGAGGCGCCGGGCATCGGCCCGCTCGGCGCGGGTAGGCTGGCCGCCGGCATGGCCGTCACCGTGGAGCCGGGCGTCTACCTGCCCGGCCACGGCGGTGTCCGGATCGAGGACACCCTGATCGTCACCGACGACGCGCCCGAGTTGTTGACCCTCACGAGCAAGGAACTGCTGGTTCTCTAG